From the Desulfovibrio sp. JY genome, one window contains:
- a CDS encoding MarR family transcriptional regulator: MDDTFFFDMDNAVGYAIGHAAARLKIGLRRRFVAAGCDVTPEQWVVLYRLFETQGLTQCGLGERSVKDKTTITRILDRLEAKKLLVRRRDSRDRRSQRIFLTPAGEALVQKLVPLVRRYAAEVFVDVTEDEERGLKSALGRIEARLDAILDAKDKP, translated from the coding sequence ATGGATGACACGTTCTTTTTCGATATGGACAACGCCGTGGGCTACGCCATCGGCCATGCCGCCGCCAGGCTCAAGATAGGGCTGCGGCGGCGGTTTGTGGCTGCCGGCTGCGACGTGACCCCGGAGCAGTGGGTGGTGCTCTACCGCCTGTTCGAGACCCAGGGCCTGACCCAGTGCGGCCTGGGCGAACGCTCGGTCAAGGACAAGACCACCATTACCCGGATCCTGGACCGCCTGGAGGCGAAAAAGCTGCTCGTGCGCCGCCGCGACAGCCGGGACCGTCGCAGCCAGCGCATTTTTCTGACTCCGGCCGGCGAGGCGCTGGTGCAAAAACTCGTGCCGCTGGTGCGGCGTTACGCCGCCGAGGTCTTCGTCGATGTGACGGAAGACGAGGAGCGGGGCCTCAAATCCGCTCTCGGTCGCATCGAGGCGCGCCTGGACGCCATCCTCGACGCAAAGGACAAACCATGA
- a CDS encoding iron-containing alcohol dehydrogenase gives MGGWEGKIDIHKVFVLRPTAPRITCGVGALGGLDDILADMAAAGRDKVLVVTDATAYSASGAWDTVRPMLERHVAFEHFDGVRLNPTFSSCEAAARRGRDMQAKAVLAIGGGSVIDTAKVVAVLLRHPIRGAADFWEKGVPVTAAAPIVAINTAHGGGSECTALAMAPTDGEHRPALRSPLLYPVYAIEDPALTISLPARHTVSSTIDAMTHALEAATAVGASPYAVALAREAVRLIAACLPTAIAQPGNLAARYWLMYASAIAGMGFDGGMPHLPHALEHAMAALCADIPHGEGLGMLLPAVLRALYPAAPEILADILAPIAPELTGVPGEARLAVDRLKEFFVAVGQPTGIGGYFTGADVPALSRLVLKSSLARMLLPYSPVRADADLVSRLFHQALES, from the coding sequence ATGGGCGGCTGGGAAGGAAAGATCGATATCCACAAAGTTTTTGTGCTGCGGCCGACGGCACCGAGGATCACCTGCGGTGTCGGGGCGCTCGGTGGCCTGGACGATATCCTGGCCGACATGGCGGCCGCGGGTCGGGACAAGGTGCTCGTGGTCACGGACGCCACGGCCTACTCGGCCAGCGGGGCCTGGGATACGGTCCGGCCCATGCTCGAGCGCCATGTGGCCTTCGAGCATTTCGACGGGGTGCGGCTCAACCCCACCTTCTCCAGCTGCGAGGCGGCGGCGCGGCGCGGCCGGGACATGCAGGCCAAGGCCGTGCTGGCCATCGGCGGCGGCAGCGTCATCGACACGGCCAAGGTCGTGGCCGTGCTGCTGCGCCATCCCATCCGGGGCGCGGCGGATTTCTGGGAAAAGGGCGTGCCCGTCACGGCCGCCGCTCCCATCGTCGCGATCAATACCGCCCACGGCGGCGGTTCGGAATGCACCGCCCTGGCCATGGCCCCGACCGACGGCGAGCACCGGCCGGCTTTGCGTTCGCCCCTGCTCTATCCCGTCTACGCCATCGAGGACCCGGCGCTGACGATCTCGCTGCCGGCCCGGCATACCGTCTCGTCGACCATCGACGCCATGACCCACGCCCTGGAGGCGGCCACGGCCGTCGGGGCCTCGCCCTACGCCGTGGCCCTGGCCCGGGAGGCGGTGCGCCTCATCGCCGCATGCCTGCCGACGGCCATTGCCCAACCCGGTAACCTGGCCGCCCGCTACTGGCTCATGTACGCCTCGGCCATCGCCGGCATGGGCTTCGACGGCGGCATGCCGCATCTGCCCCATGCCCTGGAGCATGCCATGGCCGCGCTTTGCGCCGACATCCCCCACGGCGAGGGCCTGGGCATGCTGCTGCCGGCCGTGCTGCGCGCCCTGTATCCCGCCGCGCCGGAAATCCTGGCCGATATCCTGGCCCCCATCGCCCCGGAACTGACCGGCGTGCCCGGCGAGGCCCGCCTGGCCGTGGACAGGCTCAAGGAATTCTTCGTGGCCGTGGGGCAACCGACGGGCATCGGGGGCTATTTCACCGGTGCCGACGTGCCGGCGCTGTCGCGGCTGGTGCTCAAGTCGTCGCTGGCGCGCATGCTGCTGCCCTATTCCCCGGTCCGGGCCGACGCGGATCTGGTGTCCCGCCTGTTCCACCAGGCCCTCGAATCGTAG
- the hemC gene encoding hydroxymethylbilane synthase codes for MRDKLVIATRGSKLALWQANHVAARLRETYPGLAVDLLPIKTKGDKILDVPLAKVGGKGLFVKEIEEALLDGRADLAVHSMKDVPAEQPAGLVVGITPKREDPCDMLLSVAYDNLDALPKGAKVGTSSLRRKAQLTALRPDLVIVDLRGNLDTRVSKLTDGLFDAIIVARAGLNRLGITAPKSERLCPPRFLPAAAQGALGLEYRRDDRETASMLAFFDHPESRDAVAAERAFLGRLEGGCQVPIAAHAVIDGKLLSLDGLVADPETGRTFRDVATGTRDDAVELGKRLADSVLAMGARAILDAVYKTVS; via the coding sequence ATGCGCGATAAACTCGTCATCGCCACACGCGGCAGCAAACTCGCCCTGTGGCAGGCCAATCACGTCGCGGCAAGGCTCCGGGAAACCTATCCCGGCCTGGCCGTGGACCTGCTCCCCATCAAGACCAAGGGGGACAAGATCCTCGACGTGCCCCTGGCCAAGGTGGGCGGCAAGGGGCTTTTCGTAAAGGAAATCGAGGAGGCGCTCCTCGACGGCCGGGCCGATCTGGCCGTGCATTCCATGAAGGACGTGCCGGCCGAACAGCCGGCCGGGCTCGTGGTCGGCATCACGCCGAAACGCGAGGACCCCTGCGACATGCTGCTCTCCGTGGCCTACGACAACCTCGACGCCCTGCCCAAGGGGGCCAAGGTCGGCACCAGCAGCCTGCGCCGCAAGGCCCAGCTCACCGCCCTGCGCCCGGACCTCGTTATCGTCGATTTGCGCGGCAACCTGGATACGCGCGTAAGCAAGCTCACAGACGGCCTGTTCGACGCCATCATCGTGGCCCGGGCGGGGCTCAACCGGCTGGGGATCACCGCGCCCAAATCCGAGCGCCTGTGCCCGCCGCGCTTTCTGCCCGCCGCCGCCCAGGGCGCGCTCGGCCTCGAGTACCGCCGCGACGACCGCGAAACCGCCTCCATGCTGGCCTTCTTCGACCACCCCGAAAGCCGCGACGCCGTGGCCGCCGAACGGGCCTTCCTGGGCCGTCTGGAAGGCGGCTGCCAGGTGCCCATCGCCGCCCATGCCGTCATCGACGGCAAGCTACTCTCCCTGGACGGGCTGGTGGCCGATCCGGAAACCGGCCGCACCTTCCGCGACGTGGCCACCGGCACCCGCGACGACGCGGTGGAACTGGGCAAGCGGCTGGCCGACTCCGTGCTGGCCATGGGCGCGCGGGCCATCCTGGACGCCGTCTACAAAACCGTATCCTGA
- a CDS encoding zinc ribbon domain-containing protein — MPIYEYTCQKCGNQFEEIVSSTATECPPCPKCASTDTKKLMSTCRTRTGAGQTGARTATSASSGGGCAGCSGGSCATCH, encoded by the coding sequence ATGCCCATTTACGAATACACCTGCCAGAAGTGCGGGAACCAGTTCGAGGAGATCGTCTCCAGCACGGCCACCGAATGTCCGCCCTGCCCCAAGTGCGCCTCCACCGACACCAAAAAACTCATGTCCACCTGCCGCACCCGCACCGGTGCCGGCCAGACCGGCGCGCGCACGGCCACGTCCGCCTCCTCGGGCGGCGGCTGTGCCGGCTGCTCCGGCGGCAGCTGCGCCACCTGCCACTAG
- a CDS encoding shikimate kinase — translation MQPPLFSRISDERCVSLIGMAGAGKTTLATLLARRLGWASLDTDRLIEATTGERLADLLARLGLAGFLRLEEDVVAGLGVKRCVVATGGSVVYCPRAVARLRASGPVVHLSIDLPTFLARVGDPGARAFVVPAGLTLPDVYAERQPLYAAAADVTVTSCGVTPEACVEEILKGIAS, via the coding sequence ATGCAACCACCTTTGTTTAGCCGGATATCGGATGAGCGCTGCGTAAGCCTCATCGGCATGGCCGGGGCGGGCAAGACCACCCTGGCGACGCTGCTTGCCCGACGTCTGGGCTGGGCCAGCCTCGATACCGACCGGCTCATCGAGGCCACCACCGGCGAGCGTCTGGCCGATCTGCTTGCGCGCCTGGGGCTTGCCGGCTTTCTGCGCCTGGAAGAGGATGTGGTGGCCGGGCTTGGCGTCAAGCGTTGCGTGGTGGCCACGGGCGGCTCCGTGGTGTATTGCCCCCGGGCCGTGGCCCGGCTGCGGGCGAGCGGGCCGGTGGTCCATCTTTCCATCGATCTGCCCACGTTTCTTGCCCGGGTGGGCGACCCCGGGGCCCGCGCCTTCGTGGTGCCGGCGGGATTGACCCTGCCCGACGTCTATGCCGAACGCCAGCCGCTGTACGCGGCGGCGGCCGATGTGACCGTGACCAGTTGCGGCGTCACGCCCGAGGCGTGCGTCGAGGAAATCCTCAAAGGAATAGCTTCGTGA
- a CDS encoding D-sedoheptulose 7-phosphate isomerase — MSETTLRLIAAYTEEANALRARFFSENAALVDKAARTVAVALARGGKILFCGNGGSAADAQHLAAEFVNRFELERPPLPALALTTDTSILTAIGNDYGFDLVFAKQVQALAQPGDVVVGISTSGNSPDVLAALRAAREKGCVTVGLAGRNGAIVPLCDMALLVPHERTALIQEVHIAIGHLLCKLTDHYLFEAVVELGPYLDAG, encoded by the coding sequence ATGTCGGAAACGACCCTGCGGCTGATCGCCGCCTATACCGAGGAAGCAAACGCCCTGCGCGCGCGTTTTTTTTCCGAAAACGCGGCCCTTGTGGACAAGGCGGCCCGCACCGTGGCCGTGGCCCTGGCCCGGGGCGGCAAAATTCTTTTTTGCGGCAACGGCGGTTCGGCCGCCGACGCCCAGCATCTGGCCGCCGAATTCGTCAACCGTTTCGAGCTGGAGCGCCCGCCCCTGCCGGCCCTGGCCTTGACCACGGACACGTCCATACTTACCGCTATAGGCAACGATTACGGCTTCGACCTGGTCTTCGCCAAGCAGGTCCAGGCCCTGGCCCAGCCCGGCGACGTGGTGGTCGGCATCTCCACCTCCGGCAACAGCCCCGACGTGCTGGCGGCGCTTCGGGCCGCCCGGGAAAAAGGCTGCGTCACCGTCGGGCTCGCCGGCCGCAACGGGGCCATCGTGCCGCTTTGCGACATGGCCCTGCTCGTGCCCCACGAACGCACGGCGCTCATCCAGGAAGTCCATATCGCCATCGGCCATCTGCTTTGCAAGTTGACCGACCATTATCTTTTCGAGGCTGTGGTGGAACTCGGCCCCTATCTCGACGCGGGATAA
- a CDS encoding HlyD family secretion protein translates to MKFSFRPKHKPDGTPGKRKRILIAAVAVAVIGSFGYYLYVRGLVSTDDAFIDGKVHPITPRVAGYVEMVPVEDNQLVAPGDVLVTLDPTDYKVALAQARADLAAAEASLAALDLGVPLQRSQTSSKVASAQADLEGQQRSLDQAVKERDAAEEGVAQIQAQVDQDKLDYTRISRLRHQDVVSQSDLDAIENKRRGHEAELRALRAKVLAAGQGVESIQASIKRLRSQITLAKTGEDQAVIQTKEAAAQRAKVDLAREKVRQAELNLKYTKIVAPVAGHVTKKQIESGRLVAAGQALMTVVPLDPEELWVTANYKETQLKHVHPGQKATIEVDTYPGREITGHVQSIMAGTGSVFSLFPSENATGNYVKVVQRIPVKIVFDKENGELPKLRLGMSVVPTIHTD, encoded by the coding sequence ATGAAGTTTTCTTTCCGTCCCAAGCACAAACCCGATGGGACGCCGGGCAAGCGCAAGCGCATCCTGATCGCGGCCGTGGCCGTGGCCGTCATCGGCAGCTTCGGCTACTACCTGTACGTGCGGGGGCTGGTGTCCACGGACGACGCGTTTATCGACGGCAAGGTCCATCCCATCACGCCGCGCGTGGCCGGCTACGTCGAGATGGTGCCGGTGGAGGACAACCAGTTGGTGGCCCCGGGCGACGTGCTGGTCACCCTCGATCCCACCGACTACAAAGTCGCCCTGGCCCAGGCCAGGGCGGATCTGGCCGCGGCCGAGGCTTCGCTTGCCGCCCTGGATCTCGGCGTGCCGTTGCAGCGCTCCCAGACCTCCTCCAAGGTGGCCTCGGCCCAGGCCGATCTGGAAGGGCAGCAGCGCAGCCTCGACCAGGCCGTCAAGGAACGCGACGCGGCCGAGGAGGGCGTGGCCCAGATCCAGGCCCAGGTGGACCAGGACAAGCTGGACTACACCCGCATCAGCCGGTTGCGCCACCAGGACGTGGTGTCCCAGTCCGACCTGGACGCCATCGAGAACAAGCGCCGTGGCCACGAGGCCGAACTGCGGGCGCTTCGGGCCAAAGTCTTGGCGGCCGGGCAAGGCGTGGAATCGATCCAGGCCAGCATCAAGCGGCTGCGTTCCCAGATCACCCTGGCCAAGACCGGCGAGGATCAGGCCGTCATCCAGACCAAGGAGGCGGCGGCCCAGCGGGCCAAGGTGGATCTGGCCAGGGAAAAGGTCCGGCAGGCCGAGCTCAATCTCAAGTACACCAAAATCGTGGCCCCGGTGGCCGGCCACGTGACCAAGAAGCAGATCGAATCCGGGCGGCTCGTCGCCGCCGGCCAGGCGCTGATGACGGTTGTCCCCTTGGACCCGGAAGAGCTGTGGGTCACGGCCAACTACAAGGAAACCCAGCTCAAGCACGTGCATCCCGGCCAGAAGGCGACCATCGAGGTCGACACCTACCCCGGGCGCGAGATCACGGGCCATGTGCAGTCCATCATGGCCGGCACGGGCTCGGTCTTTTCGCTTTTCCCCTCGGAAAACGCCACGGGCAACTACGTGAAGGTGGTGCAGCGCATCCCCGTCAAGATCGTTTTCGACAAGGAAAACGGGGAATTGCCCAAGCTGCGCCTGGGCATGAGCGTCGTGCCCACCATTCACACCGACTAG
- a CDS encoding DHA2 family efflux MFS transporter permease subunit, protein MAERVPSKWLITLAVMVPTLIEILDTSIANVALGHIQGSLSAGQDEVTWVLTSYLVSNAIVIPISGFLSKIFGRRNYLMLSVVVFTIASMMCGLATSLGMLIFFRIVQGVGGGGLQPMSQAILLEAYPPKERGLAMAIFAMGAVLGPILGPLLGGYITDNYSWRWIFNINVPVGMLAMVLIWLYIKDPDYLERRKKGDTVDYIGLALLSLGLGSLQVVLDKGQQDDWFNNDFILTLSVVAAISLTSFVVWELMRKDPIVDLKVFRDRSFAMGNVVMFFGYFAFFGAIVLLPLYLQNLMGYTAFLSGVVLGPGGLIMLVILPVVGKLTQKVDARFILFVGLLVSAYSLFNMAGFSLDIDLGTAITARNIQAVGIAFFFVPLSYLTMAFIPKKGMNNASAVFNLLRNLGGSFGVAFVTTLLARRAQFHQARLIENMTPYNLTYQSTFEQIKSYLAAKSLGLYDASQMAGAALYKLMLQQANAMAFCDVFHAQAMMFMGLAVLMWIMKKPPMGAKLDAGTD, encoded by the coding sequence ATGGCAGAGCGCGTCCCCAGCAAATGGCTCATCACCCTCGCGGTGATGGTGCCGACATTGATCGAGATCCTCGACACCTCCATCGCCAACGTGGCCCTGGGGCACATTCAGGGCAGTCTTTCGGCCGGCCAGGACGAGGTGACGTGGGTGCTCACGTCCTATCTCGTGTCCAACGCCATCGTCATCCCCATAAGCGGCTTTCTTTCCAAGATCTTCGGCCGGCGCAACTATCTTATGCTCTCGGTCGTGGTCTTCACCATCGCCTCCATGATGTGCGGGCTGGCCACGAGCCTCGGCATGCTCATCTTTTTCCGCATCGTCCAGGGTGTCGGTGGCGGCGGGCTCCAGCCCATGTCCCAGGCCATCCTGCTCGAGGCCTATCCGCCCAAGGAGCGGGGGCTGGCCATGGCCATTTTCGCCATGGGCGCGGTGCTCGGCCCGATCCTCGGCCCGCTCCTTGGCGGCTACATCACGGACAACTATTCCTGGCGCTGGATTTTCAACATCAACGTGCCCGTCGGCATGCTGGCCATGGTACTCATCTGGCTCTACATCAAGGACCCGGACTACCTGGAGCGGCGCAAAAAGGGCGACACCGTGGATTATATCGGCCTGGCCCTTCTGAGCCTGGGGCTTGGCAGCCTGCAGGTGGTGCTCGACAAGGGACAGCAGGACGACTGGTTCAACAACGACTTCATTCTGACGCTTTCGGTCGTGGCCGCGATCAGCCTGACGTCCTTCGTGGTCTGGGAGCTGATGCGCAAGGATCCCATCGTCGACCTCAAGGTGTTTCGGGACCGGAGTTTCGCCATGGGCAACGTGGTCATGTTCTTCGGCTATTTCGCCTTTTTCGGGGCCATCGTGCTGTTGCCGCTCTACCTGCAAAACCTCATGGGCTACACGGCCTTTCTGTCGGGCGTGGTGCTCGGCCCGGGCGGGCTCATCATGCTCGTCATCCTGCCTGTGGTCGGCAAGCTGACCCAGAAGGTCGACGCCCGTTTCATCCTGTTCGTGGGCCTGCTGGTCAGCGCCTATTCCCTCTTCAACATGGCCGGCTTTTCCCTCGACATCGACCTCGGCACCGCCATAACCGCCCGCAACATCCAGGCCGTGGGCATCGCCTTTTTCTTCGTGCCGCTTTCCTACCTGACCATGGCCTTCATCCCCAAAAAGGGCATGAACAACGCCTCGGCCGTGTTCAACCTGCTGCGAAACCTCGGCGGCTCCTTTGGCGTGGCTTTCGTCACCACGCTGCTCGCCCGCCGGGCCCAGTTCCACCAGGCCCGGCTGATCGAGAACATGACGCCCTACAACCTGACCTACCAGTCGACCTTCGAGCAGATCAAAAGCTACCTGGCGGCCAAGTCGCTGGGGCTCTACGACGCCTCGCAGATGGCCGGGGCGGCCCTGTACAAGCTCATGCTCCAGCAGGCCAACGCCATGGCCTTTTGCGACGTGTTCCACGCCCAGGCCATGATGTTCATGGGGCTGGCCGTGCTCATGTGGATCATGAAAAAGCCGCCCATGGGCGCCAAGCTGGACGCGGGCACGGACTGA